Part of the Capsicum annuum cultivar UCD-10X-F1 chromosome 12, UCD10Xv1.1, whole genome shotgun sequence genome is shown below.
CACTGGGTACggtgttgtcgttgttgttgttatactTCTAGGTGTGAAAGAACTGTATCTTTATGTTACTGAGTTGTTGTTTTTTGATGAATCTTATACTTGTAGGTGTGAAAGAACTGAATCTTTTCAGGCTCAGTGTATTATGAGGACTATGGAGGCTTATGGGGTTAAGAAAATGATTGTTGTGGGGTTGAGTTATGGTGGTTTTGTGGGGTATAGTATGGCTGCTCAGTATCCTGAGGCAGTGGAGAAACTGGTTCTTGGGTGTTCTGGTGTTTGTCTTGAGGAAAAAGATATGGAGAATGGGATGTTTCAAGTGAAGAGTGTCGAAGAGGCTGTTTCAATTTTGTTGCCACAAACTCCTGAGAAATTGAGGCAATTGTTGAGATTGTCTTTTTACAAGCCTGCCAAGAATGTTCCTTCTTGCTTCCTCAATGATTTTATTGATGTAAGTCTTGGATTTCCCTATTCTATATACTCTTTGTCATTGATTTTAGTGAAGGTAATTCGATTTATGTTATTATCTCATGTttcttgttcttttactattcgttgtttttgttactatctgttgtattttcttgagctgagggtctataggaaacaacctctacctctgaggtagggGTATGGTTTGCCTACACTCTACCTTCTTcactccactttgtgggattaccctgggtatgttgttgttttattgAGGGTAAAGTTAGAATCTGTTTCCATTTACATGAATATATAATCAGTGTTTGTGTAGGTTAAGTATTAGGTATAAAGATTGAATCTTGATTgtttaaacaaaagaaaatttatcttttctacCTAGACTTTATTGGTGATTGTTTGGCTGCTTGGTGGGGAAAGTAGGATTCTTGAGAGTTTAGaggttttcattgaaattttaagaGTACCGCCCACGATAGAAGAAATGAGGACTATAAATCAGTCTCGTGCCTactgttaaaaaaaaaaaaaaaacttttgtgtAACTCCTGTGAAGGTCGAGGATTGGGGTAGAACTTAGAAGGTTAGCTAGTAGTCAACCTTTTTCCGAGAGTTCAGTATTATTCGTTTTGTTCCTTATTTTTAGATTTCTCTTACTACTTCTTGTTTCGCCTTGATATTTGATTACCTTGCTGTTGTTTCTGTTTGTTGCTATTGCCTCTTGTAAGCTGTTTGTTCAGCCTAGAGTTTTTCGGAAGTAGCCTCTCTACCTGCTCAAAGGTAGGGGAAAGGTTTACGTACACTCTACCCCTCTTAGACTCCACTTGTGGAATTAAACTAGGTCTGTTGTCCAGCCACATTGATGGTGTGATTTATGACACTCTTCCTCCAGAAAGTTTCCAAAAGAATATTATTGGAAAAACAAATTTTATCCCACCTGCCAGATTCGAACCAGCGACCTAAGGATATCTGAACAGTTTACACCCTACTACAGTCCTCCGGTCCACCAACTGAGCTAAGGTCGGGTTTATAAACCTTGCGTAGTTGATAATATTATGAGGTGGTCTATCTTATTAAATTCTAAGAATGTCTATTGTCCATCCACCATTTCAAAAATACGAAGTTAAGGGGTACAGGCTTTTGGATAATTTATGTAGCGATTTTCTGGAAATTGGCctgaagaattaagaaaaaaaaagtgcagcccggtgcactaagctcccaCCATGcacagggtccggggaagggcccgaccacaaggatctattgtataCAGTCACACCTTACATTTGTGCAAggggctgtttccaaggcttgaacccatgacctcctggtcacatagcccgaagaatgttattatttatttcaacTGGTTCTGGTAATCATACTTGTTGGCCTCGTGATGTTCTTTTGCTCCATTACTTTCTATATACATTCTGCATTTTGTTCACCTAAGGTTTGCAGTTCAAGATTTGCTATGTATCTATCTGTTTGCTACAAAGTCTTTTCTTCCCTGTTGGATCATGGTTGTCTTCCTTATATTGCTATATGAAAATATTTGATCTAAGAAAATCAGGAATTGTTGGTTTAAGATGCCCGAAAGAAAATGGGGAATTATTAGTCGGCCCATTCTTGCCTTGAAAATAGTATATTTTCTGTTTTCTCTTGCCTGTAAATTGGAATCTCGATGACACTGTAAGGTGGCCTCACTTAGTGAGTTCCAAGAATGAATTTCGTCTTCCATCTAAAACTTTCAAATATATCAAGTTGAGGAAGAAACTTCCTAAAATCGTTTCTAAGATGTTTGTTGACTTATCTACCTTTTTTGCCTGAAGTGTATATGATTTCTTCGACCAATTCCTGCTTCTATGTGAATTGCATCCTTCTCGTTATTTGCTCTCATGTTGTTCTTTTTGCACCACTACATGTGCGCGCTTTCTCTTTCCCAAAACTACCATGTAGCATATACTGTCGAAATTTGATAAACGGTTGGTATTTCAATACACTTGTTAGAGTTGAGTGCGTGTTTTCTTATATTGGCATAGAGAAGCGAGTTATTGTGAGTCTTGTTTTTTTACCGAAATTTTAAGCCTCTTTCTGGGAATCTCACACTGCTGACACAAGAGTATATTTTTATAAGCTGATATTCCCAAAAAAAAGTGGAGAAAGAAGAtagcaaaacaaaataaaactccGACCTGCCGGATTCGAACCAGCGACCTAAGGATATCTGGTAGGTTTTACACCCACTACAGTCCTCCGCTCTACCAACTGAGCTAAGGTCGGCTGCTATTGATTCTTTCCAATATTGTTGTTTTTAAAACATTACAAATGTATCTCTTGCCTTGTTTCAAGAATGAATTTCCTCTCAAAGCTACTGGTGAAAATTCTCCACCAGTGTAATAGAGTTAAGCAATGACCTTTTAAAGTTGGGGGCTCATGCTAATGCCTATTGCATGAGCGTGGTCGTTTTTTTTTCCTCtgtcaaagaaagaaaaaaggttgGGGAGCTCATGCTAGTGCCTTGAAAATAGTTTGGTTATTGCTTGATCATGGAGTCTTGATAACATTGTAAGGTGATCTTACTTTGTGACTTCCAAGAATGAATTTCGTCTTTCACCTACAAATCCTTATCTACCTTTTGGCCTGGTGTTCATTATTTCTTCTACCAGTTCTGCTCCAAATAAGCCCATATCGGCATGATCTACGTGCATTGCATCCTTCTAGTTATTTCCCTCATGTTGTTCCTTTTGCAGCAATGGTTGTTCTCTAGGCACTCCTTCAGTTTCTTCTAAACCGAGGGTCTactggaaacaacctctctacctcacaaAGGTAGGGGTATGGTTTGCGTACATCCTACACTCCcaagacctcacttgtgggacCATACTGGGTactattcttgttgttgttgcattcCGTTCTGCACTTTCTTAACAAGTTGGCATTCTCTCCGTATTTTCACGCCTAAGTATTAGTTTACAGTTCTTGCTGTCTGTTTGTCTAACTCTTTCTTTCCCCTCCACTGTCCTCGTGCTCCGTTTCTCTTTCTCAAATATCATATGTAGTATATACTCTTGAACTTTGAAACGATTGGTATCTCAAGACATTTATGATGGTTAGATGCTTGTTTTTTTTCTTACATTGGTGTAGAGAAACCAATTGTTGTGGGTCTATGTTTCTCTCTGGAATTTCAAGCCCCTGCCTGGCTTAAAAATTTGAAACTGCATGGAATCTCACATTACTGAGaagaatatatttttataagTTGCTATTGCCTATGATAATGGTAGTAAATACTTTCCACGCACTTAATTGTCAGAGTGGGAGTATATTATATGCAAAACTCCAATTCTCTAGGTTAAAATAACCATGAAATGAAGATGAAAAAAGAATCAATCCGACCTGCCGGGTTCAAACCAGCGACCTAAGGATATCTGAAAGGTTTACACCCAACTACAGTCCTCCGCTCTACCAACTGAGCTAAGGTCGGTTGCTGTTGATTCTTCCAAATGTTGTAGTTTTGCAGACATAAAATGCCTATCTTGCTGTGTTCCAAGAATGAGTTCCTCACTTCGTGGAGTCTTGAAAACGTTGTAAGGTGATGTTAGTGAGTGCGGAGGATGAATTTTGTTTTCCATCTACAAGTTCAGATATATGCAGTTGAGGAAGAAACTTCGAAAATTATTTATAAGATGATTGATTCCTAGAGTCTTttggaaacaacttctctacctccataaggtaggggtaaggtctgcgtacacttaccTTCTAAGACCCCCAATTGTGTGAAtaaactgggtatgttgttgttggttacTTCTATACCTTTTGGCCTGAAATTTACACTTTTCTTCCACCAGTTCTGCTCTAAAGAAGCGCAAATTACCATGAACTATGTGCATTTCATCCTTCTTACGTTCTCGTGTTGTTCCTTTTGCACCACCATTTTATCTCTAGGTATTCCTTCTTCATTTTCATGCATAGTATTGTTTTCAAGTTGTTGTCTGTTTTCTTTCCCCTCCACCACCCTGGTTCCCCCTTCTTTATCAGAAGTTATATATCGTatatattcttgaaatttgacaaATGATTGGCATTTCATGACATTTGTGAGAGTTGAGAGCTTGTTTTATGTCTGGATTATAGAATTGGAGATTGCAGGGAATCTCACACTACTGACAcaacaataaaattttatagGTAGCTATTGCTGtagaaatgataaataaatactgcTCATGTACTCTTGTCAGAGTAGGACTATATTATATGGCAAAACCCTCTTTTCCagattaaaaaaagttatttttgtaaGGAAAAAGAACATGGCAAAAGAATCAATCCGACCTGCCGGATTCGAACCAGCGACCTAAGGATATCTGAAAGGTCTACACCACACTACAGTCCTCCGCTCTACCAACTGAGCTAAGGTCGGTTGCTGGTGATTCTTTCCAATGCTATGGTTTTGAAAGCATTATACATTGTCTATCTTGTTGTGTTCCAAGAATGAATTTCCACTCAAAAGGTACAGATGAATTTTGTTCACCAGTTGTATGGAGTTGCACAATGACCTTAAAGTTGGGGAGCTCATGCTTAATGCCGCATGAGCGTGAACGTTTTTTTTAGAACTTTTTGTTTTGGAGGTCATGTTAATGCCTTGAAAATGGCTGTTTGTTGCTTGATCTTGATCTTGCCTGTACCTTGTAATCTTGATACCATTGTCATGTTATCTTACTTAGTGACTTCCAAGGATTAATTTCGTCTTCCATCTACAGTTTCATTGTTTATGAGATGTTTGGTGACTTATCTACCTTTTGGACTTAAGCGTAGATTGTTTCTTCTACTAGTTCTGCTTCGTAGAAGCCCACATTATCATGATCTATGCTGCGTCCTTCATGTTATTTGCTCTCGTGTTTATTCCATTGCACCACTACTTGTTCTCTAGGCAGCATTCTTTCTGCATTTTCACACCTAAGTATCTGTATAAAGTTATCGCTATCTGTTTTTCTATATAAACTCTTTCCTTCCCCTCCACCCCCGGTCTCCCGTTTCTCTTTCTTAAGTATCATATTTAGTATATAGTCTTAAAACTAGTTGTTGTGTGTCTGTGTTTCTTAATGAAAGTTTAAGCCTCTGCCTGGATTAAGAAATTGGAAATTGCAGGGAATCTCACACTACTGACACAAGACTATTTTTTTATAAGTTGATATAACTAAAGAAAATGGTGGTAAACTCTTTTCATGTACCAGTTGTCAGAGTAGGAGTATATTATATTGTATGTCCCTCTTCTCcagattaaaataattatatagagAAAAGAAAGATGGTAAAAGAATCAATCCGACCTGCCGGATTCGAACCAGCGACCTAAGGATATCTGATAGGTTTACCCCCAGCTACAGTCCTCCGCTCTAGCAACTGAGCTAAGGTCGGTTTCAGTTGGTTCTTTCAATTGCTGTGGTCTATCTTGTTTCGTTCCAAGAATGGGTTTCAACTCAAAACTACTGCTAAATGATGTTATGCAATCACCTTTTTAAGGACTTTAGTTTTGGCTCCTAGTATTTTGCTGTCATCCCTTCACATTCGTTATTTCCTTGTCAATCTGCTttttacttgagccgagggtttatcggaaacaacctctctatctccaAAGACAGGGGTAAGGTCTATGTACGCTCTACCCTACCCCCATGTGTGGGAttacaccgggtatgttgttgtttgtagCCTTGACTCCTATGAACATGGATCTTAATGGTGAGAAAATAGAAACAGGTCGTCTTGTCGATGATAATTTAGACATGGACTATGAACTGTTATTTTACAGTAGACTAGAAATACAATTACTATAGCATGCACGTCCTCATCTAGTCTACTTAAGTGGTTGCTGCTGGCCTTTGTGCATGAAAAGCATCGGTTAAAGGCTTTCGGCCAGCAGAATTTTCATAGAATCTAGACAAAGATGTACGATTTAGAATACGCGTCAAGTAGACTTCCATCCAGCTCTTGTTTACGTTTGGCTTCTCATTAGTAAGAGAAGTTCGACTACATGTCACATTTGTTTAACCTGAAGTtggtatttcaatttttttctttcttgttgttgCAGGTTATGTGCACAGTTAATCATCAAGAAAGAAAGGAGTTGATCGAAGCATTACACAACAACAGAAAGTTCGCTGATCTTCCTAAGATTACTCAGGTTCGTATAAACTATGGTCTCATATCTGTCACTTAAAATTATCGATTGTTATTGATGTCCACCTCGTTTATGCAGCCCACGTTGATAATATGGGGAGAATATGATCAGATATTCCCACTGGAGTTGGGTCACAGATTAAAAAGGTCAATCTTGCAAAACTAGATtagctcaagaatcaagaactaaACGACTAGTTTAGCGTTTTGTCTGAACTTGCTTTGATGGTGCAGGCATTTAGGCGAGAACGCACAGCTAGTAATAATAAAGGGTGCAGGACATGCGATTAACATGGAGAAACCGAAGGAGCTTTACAAACACTTGAAGTCGTTCCTTCTTGATTCTCACCCTCATACCAAGGAAAACAGTAATGGCAATACCGACAAGCTAGACTAAGACAAGTGAAGATCGACAGTACTCTGGAGGAATTTTTTCGGGTAATTTGGCTGAATCTCTTGGCTAATATCTTCGTTGCATTATTTGTCAATTGATTCTGGCAATCTCCTCAGGCCTATTCATGAACACCTGCACAGAGTATTTGTTCTTTGAAGGTACTTCCCTGAACTGAACAATACGATCCTGGATATTCTTCCTACCATCACTAAGTTATTTACGCTCAAAATATTAAGTTGCAAGGTCCTCTTATCGAGTCAATTCTAAACCTTATGAACCTAACGCAACTTGATCTTTTATATCATACTACTTCATTGACGAATAAGAACTAGGTATACTAAGTAGAGGACTCTGCAATTGGTTAAAACTCGGTCTAGATAACTTAGTGATGGGAGGGCGAATATCCAGGATGGTATTGTTCCGTTCAGGGAGTTACCTTTAATGAAGGAATACTCTATGTGGGTGAAATTCGAAAGAGATTCAAGAATAGGCCCTGAGAGGTTGCAAGAATCAAGTGAGAAATGATGCAATGAAGTTATATAGCCAAGAGATTGAGGCAAATTACCAGAAAAAAATGATTCTAGAGtatttacttatttcattctagacctacttagtttatttttgttgagtgAGATATCTACCATTGGTGAAGCCATTATGGAAAAGTTGAAAGTGATACAAAAGACAATTATAATCAAACAATTTATGGGTGTTTCACTTTCACCAGATTCATTTTGTTCAAACTGTTATTGAAAAACGAttttcttgagccgagggtctattggagAGACTCTCGGAAACAATCTCTCTGCTCCACGCAGGTACGGGTAAGGTCTGCGTATGCCTCATCCTCTCCAGATTCCATTTATGGATCTATATTGGAGACTTGCAAACCATAACCATGACTAGAGTGCAAAACTTGGTGGTAGTGCAAGACACTCAAATCACACATTTCAAGATTTAGTGTCAGTGGGTTCAGAATATATTCGCTTCGTGTAATTTTGAGCTAAATGGTTTTCGATTTAGGTATTGTTGTGCTTAAATATTGGACTTTGGGTGAATAATTGGAAATATCAAAATGGACTATAAAATGTCAACTACATATTAGAGACATAGTTGTTTCCGATAAACCGTCGGTTCAAGGAAAATAGTTCAAAgcaatttgaaaaaagaaaaacgaCAGTGAAGAAGCCATAGCAAAAAAGCAAATAATATTCTGGACAATAACCACTACAAGATAATACGATAATCAAAGTATAAGAAACATCATATAGTAACCTAAACGGAAGGGCTAGACGCTACAGAAGTAATACTACGATTACTAGCAGGGAAGCAGAAGCGATAAAATGATCTATTATCCACTAACTTTATACCCCTAACATTTGTCCTCCATAACCTCCTTTCTAAAATCATCTTCTTAGTAAACTGAATCTGCGTTATGTCTAAGTCAATTTCGTATTTAAGTTTCTACTAACAGaaatgaaataacaaaataaacGATTACTACTCTAATATCCACTAACTTTCTACCCTAACATTTGTCCTCCATAATCTCCTTTCTGAAATCATGTTCTCAATAAACTAAAACCACAGTTGTCCGACTTCTCGGTGACCGAATAAGAGAAGTTTTTATCGCTTTTTCTTCTCTCCAGCACTCTCGAACTGATCATCTTGCTGCAATAAAGCAAGCTTAGGAATGAATCTAATGAAAATTTAGGTCTCTGTCCGCTTTTTAGATTATTCTTTCCTCCTCAGTGAAAAAGGGCAAAAAAGGTGTGTGGGAGACAATATTCTAAAAGGTCATGTCCAAGTCAGTTTCGTATTTAAGTTTC
Proteins encoded:
- the LOC107851134 gene encoding 2-hydroxy-6-oxononadienedioate/2-hydroxy-6-oxononatrienedioate hydrolase yields the protein MAKCCSFTASRNWLFKYSFANSGLKSSTKDLGDGTIMHCWIPKTHKEKNPTLLLIHGIGANAMWQWNEFITALSSGFNLYVPDLLFFGESYTSRCERTESFQAQCIMRTMEAYGVKKMIVVGLSYGGFVGYSMAAQYPEAVEKLVLGCSGVCLEEKDMENGMFQVKSVEEAVSILLPQTPEKLRQLLRLSFYKPAKNVPSCFLNDFIDVMCTVNHQERKELIEALHNNRKFADLPKITQPTLIIWGEYDQIFPLELGHRLKRHLGENAQLVIIKGAGHAINMEKPKELYKHLKSFLLDSHPHTKENSNGNTDKLD